GCTTGTGTTATTACTTTATTCATACATCAATTGCATGCAGGTTTGGAACTTGGTCTAGAGCCTACACTGCCGTATTTGAGCCCCTTACTGGTTGGAGAGAAGCTACTGATTGGTGCCAATTTTGCATCCGCTGGGATTGGCATTCTCAATGATACGGGAATTCAATTTGTAAGCTTCAACATTAATTGTAAATTATTGAGGAACATGGTGTGTTTTTAGAGTGCATAAATGGGTGACTTGTATAAAGTCTTTCAGTGACCGTGTATTCCAAAAGCTGATATATATAGTATGGTTGGTATATGATTGTTTTGGCAGTTGAACATTATCCATATCTACAAACAACTCAAGCTATTCCAGGAGTATCAGCTAAGGTTAAGTGCACACATTGGTGCTGAGGGAGCCAGAAACCTAGTAAACAGAGCACTCGTTCTCATCACTCTTGGAGGCAATGACTTTGTCAACAATTACTACCTGGTCCCCTATTCAGCAAGATCTCGCCAGTTTTCTCTCCCAGACTATGTTCGCTATCTCGTTTCTGAGTACCGCAAAGTTCTGAGGGTATGTATATGCATCACCAAACACAACagttacagtatgattaatcaTTTTGTGTTGCTGTTTTGGaagtttatatataataatagaaaaaaaggtatattgGCAATATTTTACGAATTCACGGCATTGGAAATCATCATGCATACGACAAAATGCATCATGAATTTGTGAAGCGTAGAATAAGGGTCATTCGTGTTTCCGAAAATGCTCTGCTGCATTGGTGTACGTACGTAACCACCAGTCTTATGGTCCGTGTGAAAGAATGTGCATTAAACAAAAGACATGTGGGTATCTTTTGGTTGGTGAGGGATACCAAAtatgttttctctctttcaaGCATCGTATACTTCAATGCACAACACAAGCAATTAATGACACaaaatattagatattttatCTCTCTCTGATCTACTTCATTATTTAATCAACACATGTATGTTGAAAACATGCAGAGGCTTTATGATTTGGGTACTCGAAGAGTTCTTGTAACGGGTACTGGACCAATGGGGTGTGTTCCAGCTGAATTAGCCATGAGAAGCAGAACGGGTGATTGCGACGTGGAACTTCAGAGAGCTGCTGCATTGTTCAATCCCCAACTGGTTGAAATGTTAAACGCACTGAATGAAGAAGTTGGTTCCCA
This portion of the Vigna unguiculata cultivar IT97K-499-35 chromosome 6, ASM411807v1, whole genome shotgun sequence genome encodes:
- the LOC114187630 gene encoding GDSL esterase/lipase At5g33370-like, translated to MNNLLVLGFCAIISLVVAPCSISAQPTRAFFVFGDSLVDSGNNDFLATTARADAPPYGIDFPSHIPTGRFSNGLNIPDLISLELGLEPTLPYLSPLLVGEKLLIGANFASAGIGILNDTGIQFLNIIHIYKQLKLFQEYQLRLSAHIGAEGARNLVNRALVLITLGGNDFVNNYYLVPYSARSRQFSLPDYVRYLVSEYRKVLRRLYDLGTRRVLVTGTGPMGCVPAELAMRSRTGDCDVELQRAAALFNPQLVEMLNALNEEVGSQVFIAANAYRMHMDFVSNPRAYGFVTSKIACCGQGPYNGIGLCTPASNLCPNRDLYAFWDPFHPSEKANRIIVQQILRGTTEYMHPMNLTSIMDLDSMT